The genomic stretch CTCTCACTTTTTCACTcactcattctttctctcttctaCTCTCTCTCCTAATGCTCTACTTTATTAGAAACCTTGTACAGTCTTATAGACTGCAGTCTACCTGCTGCCATGCAGATTCTGTGTTAACTGATGTTCTTTGATCACATAACTGAACAAAGTGGATTTTTAGAGATTCACACTTACCAAGTTGGGCAGAGCAATCATCATGAATGTGTTCCTAGGCCAGATGTGGAGAAAATTGGGCTTCATTGCAAACTGATCACAAAGAAAGATGTGACTATGACCATCCGAGTAAGACGCATGAACATCAGAGAACACTCACCGGTTTGGCAAGCAACACTCTGACGAACACAGAAGAAATGCAAAATCATGTGTGTTTCCACTAACTGACTTACAGCCAGACAGCTGGATGCCAAATTTacagaggaagatgaagatgaagaggagaCGTGAGTGGGCGGCACTTACATCCCCGTTCCTCGGGGGCATGGTGAGCTCGAGGTAGCCATGAGGGATGTAGGTCTGGCTGTAATTGTAGCGACTGCGGCGTAAAAATTGCTTCCTGGTGGCAGAGAAGGCGCCATCACAGCCCACGATGAGATCAGCCTGTATGTCCCTCTCAGTGCCATCAGGTCTACAAAACAACCAGAACACAACTATGTCCAAGATCCTGTGGAACAATACTAAATACATTTATCATGGTGCATTTAGTGGACTATCTATTGTACATGGCATTTTATCTGATACAGACCATTTTAAATAATCGACTTTGAATAGTATATCCCATGGAATACCTTTAAACACTAAGATCCAGTGAAACCATTAGCAGTTGTTTAGATGTCATTGTGTATACTATGAGAACATTAAGAACATTTTTGCATGAGAGCAACATCGCTGAGTTATGTGTAGTATGTACACATTTTATAGTACAACAGCCTCAGTTCTGTTTGTAAATGATAAAAGTTGGAAGAAAAAgtaatgccaaaaaaaaaaaacaaatcaaaaaTTAAACAAGCCGAGACTGTTTACCCGAGAAAGGTCATGGTTCCTGTTTCTGGGCTCCAGTCGAGCAGTTTGTGACTGAAGTTCAGCTCTGTGTTTGGATAAGCCTCAGCCGCTACAGGGGGGTGACAGAAACAGCTGACCCCAAAAAACACTCAACACAGCTCAGACTAAACAGCTTCCAGGTTCAAATTCACAAGGAagacactctcactcacagcaTTGTGCATGTGCAGGACACAGAGTAATGTTTACAGAAGCTTAAAATAGCAGTAATGTAATACAGGGCTGTCTATAAGTCCATAAGTCAAGATTTTTGAGTGAATGTATCTGAACATGGTTATCTCCAGAAGTAACTATGGTTTTTAAGAGTAGAGTTTTGTTTTCAAAATGGACACATTTCAGATAATTCCCTAGTTATTAGCACTGTATATTTCAGCATAATTAAATGGGTTTGAGTGAGGAATATATTTGACTACCTGTCAGAAGCTCCTTGTTGAGATTGGCTCTGCCCACTGATAGGATATACTGGAAGGAAAAGATTTGACTTTCCTCATCAATTCTATCAGTCCATTTTAATATTACAGACAATCCACATTTCTTTCCAGAAATCAACATCGCTGATATGTTTGAAGGCCCGCTGTTCTGATGCAGACACCTGTCCATGTGTTAATGACAAACCAAGGTGAAACAGGTCTCCACTGGAATTATCCTGTTGTACACCTGTACCTTTTACATAGGGTAAATCCAGTGATTAAGCACCTGCATTTAGCAGCAACACAGGAGTGGCCCATCTCAGTGTTCGTTCCATTGCATTTCATAATCAGAGTGTGATTTCCAGTCACACTATGATTACAAATTAATTTAGTCTTTATATGccagtctgtctctttctctctcattcgcTCAGTCACTCCATCACACTCACTTTCTcacagtctctcacacactccgcCTTATCACTCTTCctcacgctctctcacacacgcacacacacacacgcgcgcgtgcgcacacacacacacacacacacacacccacacacacacacactcagtgagaCAATTAGTAAAGAGTCCCACTAAGGTGATTTAAATTCAACGTTGTGTGCTGGAGAAGGTCCAGGGTGCGGAGCAGCCCCATCTGTTGCATGCTTGTGTAATTATACTCACTACTAGCCAATTAACCACAAGTGAGCCTGCTCACCGCTGAACCCAAACCCAACCATGTGAAAGCCGTTTTATGAGCAAACTGGGCCTGGTTTTATACTGGCAATATAAATAAGCTGCAAATGTATACATAATGTATCTCAGTATATAACTATACAGTTCATGTGGAAAAATCTCTGGCTTCAGTGGAAATGTGAGTGCATTCAAACTCCAAATCCATGAATTTGGGTTGATTATTAAATTAGTAATAATGCCTAATGCTAAGTAGAATGTAATGCATTCAATAGGTATTTAAGATAATGTCGTGCACAAATTCGGGCTTCAAAGTCATAATCCTGAAGGCAACTATTTTGCTTTGACAATGATTAACACTTGAAATGATGAAATAAGGCAGTTGTATTGACTCAACGGGGTGAGCAGAGGTCAGTGATCATGGTTTTGCTGTCACTCAAGAGCGCTTAGTGGAGCATGTGCACATATGCATTTCATCTGTCACAGAACCTGTGTGTCATTCTGTAGAAATCATATCACAACAAACCAAACTTATATGAGGAATAAAGTGCATTAATTTAGCCAAAAGATGAATTCTTAAATAAGTTATATTTTTATAGATCCAAATTACGTACCAATGTAAAAAACACATTAGTTCATGCTATTATAGACCAATACCACAGTCTAATGATATCACATCTGCCCATTAAAAAATACTGTTAGAAACCAGAGTGTTCTGATGACCATCTGAACTGTATGGAAGAGGATTAATTACCTTGTTTATGTTTGGAATGAGACTTCTTTTCAGATTGTATTACTTTAAATTGTTTTATTTCAAATTAACGTGTTCACACTCTGATCTAAATCTTGCAGACTTAGAGAAAAGTGCAGAGAGTTACCTGGTTCTTCCTTCCATAAGGAATAGAGGAGCGTTTGCCGCTCAGACTGTGGATCATACGGCCATGCATTGGGATGCCATTGGAGATGATCTGTAATTGATAGACAAGATCAGTAAAGCACAGATTAAGGACAATTACTAATGCAACTAAATCaactaaataaaaaactatacAATTCAATGGTGAATCTCTATTAATTAGGAATAACATGACCGTATGCAACAACAGTAACACAGGGCGAGTGTACCTTCAATGGTATCTGCTACGTTTCAGTTGCTGCCTTTCACACTaagtgcatttaaataaaaaatagatGTTTGAGTTGGACTTGTATAATATCATGTTACTAAATTGTTTATGTTTCGTGACGTAACCACTGTATTCTGGATTTCCATTGGCTAACTGTACTAACTGTCTGACAAACAGCATTTATAGATAGCGGCTTATGTTTCTACAGCATAGCTAAAATGAGAGTTCTAATAGGAACGTCGGCACAATGAAGACTTTCATAAATATAATAAGATCATtatagaaagaaaaaacaataaattatgATATCCTGTCTCAAGCCAATTGACATAGGAGAAAACTGAGCTTTGAAAACTGTAATTTGGGATAATTTCATTAATCTGAGTTTGTTATGGCTGGTGTTACGCACACAAATATGGAGTTCATGCATACCTTCTGTTCCATCCCAATGTGGTTCAAAGCTTGGCGCCCCCTATAGGAAAGGGCTAGATTAATGCTCCTGCCCTGCACTATCTTGGCATAGCGAATATCTGAAAAGAGAAAAAGGTTAGTCATAGACTACAACtatcaaatgtaaatgtacacgtCATTAAACCGAATCAGTCCTGACGAGGAAGCAACATGTCCTTACCTTCTCGAGATTCAAAAAGTGCAACATCAAAACCTCTTTTTGCAAAGAAGCATGCATTTAAGGCACCAACCTGAAGAGTGCAGGGAAAAACATGATAGAGGAAAGGGTTTAAGACCTGCTCGAAAGAACACTCTACTGTCATGTtttaaagcaaataaataaaccgCAGTCTAGTGTAGACTTTTATTAATATGATTTGACCATGACATCAAACATTTGCAAAGTATTATCATCTAAATGTATATTATTAATTACCTAGTCCATTGTATTTGACTCGAGATTCAAGATGCTATcgatttgtttattattttcaaGAATATTAAATCCACATTTAAGTGTCCAAGTTGATCACAGTTTACAGTTGATCATCCTGATTCAATCCCCTTTTGAATGATCAGATTCAGatgtttatttttaatgacAATGGCAGTCATATATTTTAACTGAGTAATGGCTGCAGAAAGCAGTGGTTGAGACTGGAGTGAAGGTGCAGCTGTCCAATATCAAGAGAAGTACAGGTGGATAGTGAAAAATACAGGGAGATACTGCAAGACAATCTGCTTTGGTCTGATAAAAAAGACTAAAACTTGGGAGAAATATCACCCGTCAGCAGGACAGTGAACCCAAGCACAAGGCCAAAGCTACACAGGAGAGGATGAACAACTAAAAGCTGAAAGTCCTAAAATGGGCAAGTTAACATCCAGATCTAAATTTAATTAGTAATCTAAATCATCATCTAACCAGGACAAATATCAGGAAGAAACATAAAGGTGTTTCTTTAGCACACTTCATAGACGAGACAATTCAAAATGTTATACAATGAATGAACGATACAAAAGACAACAAATGTAAAAGAAGAATTATTCACAAGAATAATTCTGAGTGCATAAAACTGGTAGAAACATGGCTGAACTGAGTTAAAGCTGTTACTGCAGCTAAGGGTGATAATACTCTGAAGGGGTTGAATACCCATGCAAGCAGAAATTTTCCCcaacattaatttttttgaaaatatttaaagATAATGTTTGTCTTTGAAATTTTACTTAAAAAACATTTTGGTTTCCAATTAAACCTACTGTCTGGAACAATCTAAGTGTTATTTGTATGCCTGATCAATCTAATTACTTTTATAGAATTTAAATACTTTTGCGAGGCATTACAATAATTCTCATATCTATTAATCATATAAAAGATATTAGACAACACCATCTTACCAAACCACCTCCAACTACAGCCACCTTTTTCTTGTTGTTTGATCTGTTCTTAGTGTGGATATCCATGGTAGCCTGTAAATAGCACAGAAATAAGGACCTGTAAGAGTAAATTAACGTGCATTAACATTAAATATTACAAATACAGACAAATTCACTAAAAGCTTTCACCATTCCTGTAGATCAGATAGGAAAAAATGGAATGTGAATGTTCTAAAACAACAAGTTCAAAGCCCACACCTGCAGCATGAGGGTCTCAAAGATTAGACTGTTTGGATGACCTTTAACACATGGAGATGAATACCTCTCTTCAAATGAAATCTCTCATAACGAGAGAAATATCTTTTAAATACAGGCCATTAATACTGTCtctattttaataaattaaacaAAGTACTTTTAAATTAGACCTAACATCTCTGGGATCTTTTAAAAAAGAATACTTAAAAGATCAAAGAAGGATATAAATATTTCTAATAAATGCAAAGTGTGCAGTTCTACACAACCCAAATCTGAATGACAATTCAGTTGTCCCAAGTAGTATGTAGAGCAGAGTCAACAAATATCCCATGCTTTATGAACAGTATTTCACAAGTAAGGAGCAATCCAACCCTGTACCTACAACCAGTGGCGGAGCCAAACAAAGCCCTTGCCACCGctagtgccaccccactggaaatggtaattttaagagaaaatatgtgtttcctttcgttcatcatctgtatatggacccctctgataaagccttggtcaccctttggccaccgcttgaaaaagtctagctccgccactgccTACAACTAAATAAAGACTGGTGCCAGCCAGGAAACCAGGAGGTCAGTTGGGTTGCCAACATGGCTGACCTTTCAGGGGCGGAGCTTGGTGGCGTCAGCCATAGTCTCAGGCTGTAAACCAATGAGAGAATGGAGAGGAAAATGGCAAAGGACTACCAGGATACTGTACACATCTCCCACGACCTTATTTAGTTTTATTCAATCTTTAAATGTAAAATTTAAATCTGTTAAACATCAGTTAAAATGTTAAATTTGTGTAGTATATGTGCATTTAATTTGGTCTTTTCATTTTGTTATATTAGCATGTGCAGATGATTGTAAACCTTCCCCTTTCCTCACTCAGCCCCTTTCCTGCTGTTGATTActtacgcaataatacacgagagggtcgtgcctacgaccgcagcacggcagtgccaatattacacgttatagcactccctctcgtgtattattacgtaaataattttttttttcactggaATTGAAGATACTGTTTCCTTTTTTTCCTCTGCTGACGTAGCACTAAGGTCACATTcgagtgatttttttttttacgaaactttaacatttaaaaatgttattGATATAAGCTACAATTGTAAAGTTTTAATATAGATTTTTACAGACTTATCTGTTTCCATCACATAGGCATATATCGACTATTTTAAGTGTTAAAgcaaattaagtaaaaaaataaaataaaattagaaaAGTGAATAGCCAAGTTACAAATTGGATACCATTTCTTAAAATGTAGACTAATGATAGCACTTGGAAACAGTAAACCAACGGCCACTACATTGCCATCTACACCTCTTTCTATAAAAGCTGATGAAATGTTCACTAATATTCACTAATATCCAAATCATTCACTAATATCCACACATGATCAGTCCTGATGTGAGCAACACCGCACACAAACCAATACAAAATGAATACCACACTATAGATAAGGCACACATAAGGCAAAGTTCTGCCCACAATGCACCACCTCTCTACCTTGTTAGTTGCAACACGTGCCACAATTCACAAAAAAGCAACATGTaggatgaaaaaaaaacaatgatttGCTCCAATGTGTAGTACGCTCGATCCTGCAAAACACCACAATTAACAATCTAACAAGCAGGATTCAATTCCCTTGAAGCCTGGAGCAATAACCTACCTGTCCATGACTGTACCAACAGTACCTACCCCACTAGTCTGCCAATCGTCAGTCTCCTGAAGCTGCATAGACAGGCACATAAACTAAATAACATTCCAAAACCATGTACAAGTACAACAAACATGTACATGTACAAcatgtctgtgcatgcactTACTCCATATTGTGTACTCAACAAAATCTTTTACACTTTTACACCTAAATCACCTACGATTTACATCTACCGTGGTACGGAGTTTGCTACTGAATGACAATGTCCATAGCTGTACTGACTGGATGTCAATACCACTTCTGAAGAAATAAAAACCTTCTTTggagtgtgcacacacattgcTTACCTTGAATTCACCAGAATGTGAAAGTATGTGGCGGCAAAGACAAGGGTCCCTATCATTACGATCTATAACGAGAAAAACTCCTTAGGATTAGGAATGCACATAGACACAAATGATCTCAATGTGTCTGAGGAACACAAAAGGAACGATGGCCTGTGAAAAGTGAGACCTCTCCTGAATTTAGAGATGCAAAGCTGGGAACTGGAGGATATTGGGAGGATATTCGCACTAATAACCTTTAAAGTAGAATAGTCTTTAGGTAAAAACTGAGCCCTCCATAAttattggcactcctagataaaatgtgttttaaaataaatttttattGCAGAAGCATAATGTCACTctgaaaaaatgttaaaagaagaaCCTTAAACTCAAGTGGGGAAAAAATCTGATTAAGAAATAATTATTTCCCATAAAATTACCTGTTCCACAATTATTGGCACCATTAACAATTTCTTGGAAAtagtcaattccaggtgccgcgagtcctcaccaggattttgctcaggcttcctggaatgtgttgattccactaattttacctggattgctaattagaaaatctagcaagattgagcaaaatcctggtgaggacttttaatcgtggCACCTGGAATTAACAGCGCTGCTTggaaataaatgtatttgaacCATTTATATAATTTCTAATGTAGTTTATAAATTGGATCAAAGAATCTAGGAACCTTTAGTaattcatcacttcctgtttTCCTGGGGTATAAATATGGCGTTACACAGAGGCCTATTTCTCTTACTCACTCTTAAACATGGGAAAGACAAGAGAACACACTACTCAAGTaaggcaagtgtgtgtgtcGACCTTCATAAATCAGGCAATGGCTACAAGAAAATAGCCACTCACCGGCAGATGCCCTTATTTACAGTCAGAGCAATCACCAAAAAGTTCAAAACTTTTTGCCAAGTGGTATTGTGTTTGGGATTTTAATTGGGCCTGTGTGctttggtcagatgagaccaagatAGGGTTTTTTGGCAACAAACACTCTAAGTGGGTCTGTCCAAACTGGCCAAAGGATGAGTACACAGAAAAGCAGAATCTCGTGGCCTCTGCCTGAAAGCTGAAGATGGGTCGTCACTGGGTATTTTAGCAGGATAATGATCCTAAACATGTGGACAAATCTACTCAAAAATGGTTCACAAGGCACAAAATCGAGCTCCTCTCATGGTCATCTTAGTCCCCAGACCTAAACCCAGTAGAAAACCTGTGGGGTGATCTGAAGAGGAGAGTGTCGTACTGCAACACagtgatgtgttctttttttt from Brachyhypopomus gauderio isolate BG-103 chromosome 15, BGAUD_0.2, whole genome shotgun sequence encodes the following:
- the kmo gene encoding kynurenine 3-monooxygenase isoform X2, producing MCLSMQLQETDDWQTSGATMDIHTKNRSNNKKKVAVVGGGLVGALNACFFAKRGFDVALFESREDIRYAKIVQGRSINLALSYRGRQALNHIGMEQKIISNGIPMHGRMIHSLSGKRSSIPYGRKNQYILSVGRANLNKELLTAAEAYPNTELNFSHKLLDWSPETGTMTFLGPDGTERDIQADLIVGCDGAFSATRKQFLRRSRYNYSQTYIPHGYLELTMPPRNGDFAMKPNFLHIWPRNTFMMIALPNLDKTFTCTLFMPFENYEKITTGDELISFFHKYFPDSIPLIGVDALKRDFFRLPAQAMVSVKCSPHHLLDKCVLMGDAAHAVVPFYGQGMNAGFEDCLVFDELMDELNEDFAAVLPEYSRVRVPDDHAIADLAMYNYVEMRAHVNSRYFIFRKYLDNILHFIMPRTIVPLYTMVTFTRTRYHEAVIRWRWQNKVITRGLWLFGIVSVMGGVYLFLRIGPKNPSIAVQQLWHRALALKVF
- the kmo gene encoding kynurenine 3-monooxygenase isoform X1, producing MCLSMQLQETDDWQTSGATMDIHTKNRSNNKKKVAVVGGGLVGALNACFFAKRGFDVALFESREDIRYAKIVQGRSINLALSYRGRQALNHIGMEQKIISNGIPMHGRMIHSLSGKRSSIPYGRKNQYILSVGRANLNKELLTAAEAYPNTELNFSHKLLDWSPETGTMTFLGPDGTERDIQADLIVGCDGAFSATRKQFLRRSRYNYSQTYIPHGYLELTMPPRNGDFAMKPNFLHIWPRNTFMMIALPNLDKTFTCTLFMPFENYEKITTGDELISFFHKYFPDSIPLIGVDALKRDFFRLPAQAMVSVKCSPHHLLDKCVLMGDAAHAVVPFYGQGMNAGFEDCLVFDELMDELNEDFAAVLPEYSRVRVPDDHAIADLAMYNYVEMRAHVNSRYFIFRKYLDNILHFIMPRTIVPLYTMVTFTRTRYHEAVIRWRWQNKVISKNIRACVCVCVCVCVCMHACTLRGTTSPLIFLVAITKPHFHLLLWNSLMPFLSTS